The Vitis vinifera cultivar Pinot Noir 40024 chromosome 12, ASM3070453v1 genome has a segment encoding these proteins:
- the LOC100262553 gene encoding prolycopene isomerase, chloroplastic isoform X2: protein MKQKQGKPEADVVVIGSGIGGLCCAGLLARYQQDVLVLESHDRPGGAAHSFKIRDYEFDSGPSLFSGFQSRGPQANPLAQVLDALGESVPCANYDSWMVYIPEGEFLSRIGATEFFKDLEKYASRDAVREWQKLLDAVLPMSAAAMALPPLSIRGDLGVISTAATRYAPSLLKSFVQMGPQGALGATKLLRPFSEIMDSLDLKDPFIRNWVDLLAFLLAGVKSNGILSAEMVYMFAEWYKPGCTLEYPLQGTGAVVDALVRGMQKFGGRLSLESHVEKIVVENDQAIGVKLRSGQFIRAKKAVVSNASMWDTLNLLPKEVVPKSYQDRIKTTPQCESFMHLHLGFDAEGIPEDLGIHHIVVNNWDRGVDADQNVVLISVPSVLSPNLAPPGKHVLHAYTPGTEPFELWEGLDRRSGEYRKLKAERSEVMWRAVERVLGPGFKQEKCEVKLVGTPLTHQRFLRRNRGTYGPAMQAGKDTFPGHSTPISHLYCCGDSTFPGIGVPAVAASGAIVANSLVSVSQHSQLLDAIGI, encoded by the exons GTGTTAGAAAGCCATGATCGACCTGGAGGTGCTGCTCATTCCTTTAAGATCAGAGACTATGAATTCGACTCGGGTCCATCTCTATTCTCTGGGTTCCAGTCAAGAGGCCCTCAGGCCAATCCCCTAGCACAA GTTCTTGATGCATTAGGTGAGTCAGTTCCATGTGCCAACTACGATTCATGGATGGTTTACATACCTGAAGGTGAATTCTTATCTCGCATTGGCGCCACAGAATTTTTCAAG GATCTTGAGAAGTATGCAAGTCGGGATGCTGTGCGAGAATGGcaaaaacttctt GATGCAGTACTTCCGATGTCTGCAGCTGCAATGGCTCTGCCTCCTCTATCAATCCGGGGTGATTTGGGCGTTATTTCCACTGCTGCAACTAGATATGCCCCCTCGCTCTTGAAATCATTTGTTCAAATGGGACCTCAGGGAGCTCTTGGTGCTACTAAACTTCTCAGACCCTTCTCGGAAATCATGGATTCACTGGACCTGAAAGACCCCTTTATACGAAACTGGGTGGATCTCCTGGCTTTCCTGCTAGCAGGGGTGAAATCTAATGGTATACTCTCAGCAGAGATG GTTTACATGTTTGCAGAATGGTACAAGCCAGGTTGCACTCTTGAGTATCCTCTTCAAGGAACCGGGGCAGTGGTTGATGCACTTGTCCGGGGGATGCAGAAGTTTGGAGGGCGGCTATCTCTTGAAAGCCAtgttgaaaaaattgttgttgaaAATGATCAAGCCATAGGAGTGAAGCTAAGAAGTGGTCAG TTCATACGTGCTAAGAAGGCTGTTGTCAGCAATGCATCTATGTGGGACACTTTGAATCTGTTACCTAAGGAAGTAGTTCCTAAATCATATCAAGACAGGATTAAGACAACCCCTCAATGTGAGTCATTCATGCATCTCCATTTGGGTTTTGATGCAGAG GGCATACCAGAGGACTTGGGAATTCATCATATAGTCGTAAACAATTGGGATAGAGGAGTTGACGCTGATCAGAATGTTGTTTTGATATCTGTACCTAGCGTACTTAGTCCCAATCTTGCACCTCCTGGGAAACATGTGTTGCATGCTTATACACCAGGAACTGAACCATTTGAACTCTGGGAAGGACTTGATCGTAGAAGTGGTGAATACAGAAAGCTCAAAGCTGAAAGATCAGAG GTAATGTGGAGAGCGGTGGAGCGTGTACTTGGTCCAGGTTTTAAACAGGAGAAGTGTGAAGTGAAGTTGGTAGGAACGCCATTAACACATCAAAGGTTTCTCCGAAGGAACAGGGGAACCTATGGGCCAGCCATGCAAGCTGGCAAAGACACCTTCCCAGGACATTCAACTCCAATCTCACATCTCTATTGCTGTGGAGATTCTACATTTCCCGGAATTGGAGTCCCTGCAGTAGCTGCCAGCGGTGCCATCGTTGCTAACTCCCTGGTTTCTGTCTCTCAACATTCCCAGCTTCTTGATGCCATTGGAATTTGA